The following DNA comes from Xiphophorus hellerii strain 12219 chromosome 5, Xiphophorus_hellerii-4.1, whole genome shotgun sequence.
attttctagaaaaatacgTGAAATTTCTGCAggatcaaaaatctgaaaaattaaacCTTTGACACTGGAAatttctgaaagtaaaaaaaatttaactcctgaaactgagaaatttcaatgtggtttttgtgtgtaaaattcctgagattaatctcaaaatttttgagattttctaacaatttttttacttttcaaagtcacaaatttccttattttttttctaaaaagctTCTTGGTAAAAACTTAATCTTAAAAGAAACTGTCGAGCAGCTCTGCTGCATAAAAGACCTAAAAACTCATGACTGACTAAGTCAGAAGTTATGAGGCAGCAttgaataattattaaatagtggataaaagggaaaaaaaacacaactaaaagttTCTTTACATGCTTTGTAGCATGTAAAGCATGCTACATTGTTTGTGGGTTTGCAAAGGGATTTACCAGCAAGAAGATAATGCTGCTTTGGGAACCAAGGCATGGAAAAGTTTGCGAACCCCTGGCCTAAACTGTCCTGGGTTTATTTTCAGTGTGTGGTTGTGTGCGAACCTGGCAGGCAGATTTTAGCTCGTCGGGGGATTCGTAGCCGGCGCAGATCATGGAGGGCCGAACCGTGTCCCACCAGTACGAAGGTTTGCTGCAGGTCTGGAAGTCAACAACTGGAAGAGCCGCTTGGTTCAACGACTTAGCCACAACAGGGAACAAATTACCTgagaaaaccaaaatgtttcagatgttaCAAGTTGTGAAATCTATCACCAAGGCTTGTTACTAATGTCTGTTCCAATATTTTGTACTGAACTCGGAAAAACAACGTTATAGGCTGCTGCTCCCCCTGCATGGATAAAACTACAAGACTCTTAAAACCTTCACActggaaaataataaagtcttaccaagtatttttggtccagtttctagtgcaaatgtcttagtacacttgaaacaaaacaaaactaacatacaagtaatttttcaacaagacataggagcttgttttaagtcaagtccttaatattgaatgtgctagttccactggccgattatttcacttataactagtaGCAGTGGGCGATAttggcaaacatttttcttagaatatattttcttaaataccTCGACAACAATATCACAGATGATATtccacatttctgctttttcgTTTTTGTGGGGTGAGTGGattctttaatttattcattttacttgttttttttataaacagtcGCTAGagtaaaaactatttatatatCAATTACACAATACTTTTAGTGCATCAAAGAAActacaaaatacataaatataagaGATGTAAACTAATTTGGCTaacaaaaaagtctgaaataagccgtcaaatataaataaaaatacttaaaacacaaattaaatagtTGTGGTTCAACAGAATATGTTAATGTGCAAAACCAAGAatcttgttttaatataaaaggaAATCTTTCTATTAGAAATACTCAACACCAAAATATGTCTACCTTTCTCATCTCCCCATCCTGTGACGAAGCACGGCGTCCCCGCCGGCATCACGGCTCCGGGCTTCGGCAGACAGACGGGGCTGATTTCCCTCGTCATGTTGACGGGCTCGCTCAGGTGCACCAGGGCGATGTCGTCGGTGATGTCAGAGGGATCCTGCTCATACACGAAGCCCTCGTGTCGGATTATCTCGTCCACCTGGAAGCACTTCTCCGCCGAGGGAACGTCCATGGAGGAGTTCATGTGGTGTTTTCCCAAACACATGCGGTGCAAGGAGGGTTTGTTCAGAGGGCTGAAGAGCACATGGAACATAAATATGCTTCAATACTCCAACAGTAATCGATGAAACATGATTTAATAGAAAGTGGAGCAGGTAAATAGATTTTCAGAGTGCTTAGTGTCAAAAACAACTGCTTGAATGTCAAAGATGGAGCTGAGACAACTAAACAACCAACTTAAGCTAAAATGTGTTgagaatacaataaaaaaagtttatttattgtgtaAGATACTGACAACATAAAACAGTGAGCAGCAGTAAGGACCCATTCCTCATGAATCAAAGAGCCTCCGCAGTTGTGCAGGTAAGGTATGGGAGGCAAGAGTGTCGCCttcagaaacaagaaaacaaaacaaaacattatttttaaatgagaaaatgtattaatttaataataagaGGACACACCTACGTCAGAGTATTAGGGAAAGGATAAAAGattctttttaattataataAGTCATAATATTAGAAGAAAAAGTTTATAGTATTACgagataaaatcaaaataatacaagCATAGAGTCAAAATATgatcagaataaagtcataaaaataaaagaataatgtcaCACTAGACGGAATAATCCATGAATAAAGTCAATatattaattcaattcaaaaatactttattaatcccaaggggaaattaagtaataaataatacattaaaataataaaatttaataataaactaaaattaaataataaataccaGAATAAGTcagaataatatgagaataaagtaagAACTACAGGCAACTACATTAGAATGTGTAATCTTGAACATCTCTCAACGTTATTCTTTGTTGTTGATTATGCAGATAAGGATATACCTCATATTCTAACACATCAGCAccaaattattatcagtagcTGGACTTTGAAATAATGTGCAAATGAATTAGGGACTTCAAAGAAGAACCAACGTTGCTGAGCTGGTTATGTCAACTTTGCTctcattaaataaactttttcccgctatttttattgttagtttCTAGTGTTTTAGGACCAGAAATTCTCAATTTAATAGTTCCTAACTAGAAATGACATGACTGCTGAACATGAACAGACTACTGTGTGAGTTTTTCTAAGAGgtgaagcaaaaataatcatggacacaaaaatgtaaaaagtcctaaaaagtattttttctaattACTTTATAACAGGAAGGTGGGAAAGCAGAAGGTTGTTGCACCTGCATTGAGACCTGCCAAGGCCAGGAGTGCGGGATGGCCTCCTCCCCGTTGACAACGTGCTGAGTCGTCGTTTTAGGTTTCACTGCTGGATTTCCACAATCTTCTGGCCAATCTGAGAGCAGAAAGTTTGAAACGTAAACTTTATGCTATAATCCAGGACTAAGAATGTGTTTATATGTCACCAACAAACTCAGTCTAAgagtttacactgcaaaaacacaaaatcttaccaagaatttGAATCTAAATTATATCTCTGCACTATCTTACTTAGAAGGTCTTCGGaaaacagagtgtcttcagtcagaggcttcttcaaatgtgctgtaatacagactgctacagccaacagccatcactgtCTACAATAACTCCTCGAAAATTTGAATTAACAACATATAATTTCCTACcgagatcaataaagtatttttgaatttgaactgtacatttaaaataagataacaggaaaaaaagtaaaaaaaatgctgacatAGTGCTACTCTTACATGAGtaaatttttgggtactcttcCCACCTCTGAAGATCAGGATTATAGAACAACATGTCATCTATTTGTCCCAGCATTAAGAAACCTCAGAGGAGAGTTAGCAGCAGCTAGTTTAGCTGGTTCCACTCACTGATAATGACGTTGTCCCAGGGgtttggaggaggaggaggtaaAGTCGGAACAACACTAGCATCAGTGGTCCAGTAACCTCGAAAACCTTTCTGCTGATCTGCGCCATTACTCAAAAAGCGGATGACCGCCGTGTTGCTGGGGATGGTGAAGGTGGGAGGTGGAGCGAAGCCGCAGAACCGACCtggatgacagaaaaagaaaacaaggttaCTAAAGAATTAACTGAACAAAGATTGAATCTGTGTGATGGCAACAAACCAAGTGATGCCATGGTTTCTCCATTAAAGATCTCCACGTAGTCAACACAGTTTCCAAACAGGTTAACGGCTTGCAGCTCGAAGTCAGTGAACGCCACGTGAATGCTTTCTGCCGAGGGAACATTGATGAGCCATGTGCAGACGCTCTGTGCGTTGTAGTCACTGGGCCAGTTTGGAGAGGTGATTTCCCCCTGGTTGCTGCTGAAACGTCCTGCgcatggagctgcagcagaatgAAACAACACGTCATGTAGCAGCTGCATATGTTGTGTCTCTTTCCACCAGGTTTAGACCCCGTCTCACCCTCTGTAGGGTCCACCGCCTTCCAGGTCACAGTGAAGCCAGAGTCCACCACCTTGTCGTTAGTGGAGAAGCTGATTTGAAGTTTATTTCCATCACTCACCAAATCTGCAGGGGGAACATGACTGCAGTAGGTCCCTgttggaaagaagaagaaattcttCAGATAGCAGttatgtgcttaaatattattttatcaatcaaatcaaagcagtttttatctgtatgcTATCAAATTACACCAATCAGTCCCTTCACTTTTTCGCAAAAACTCGATCATTGATATTCActcaaaatcaacagatcctcACACTTCTTTGtgctaatgcataattgtgggtttactgcaaattttcctCACAAATGGCAAAAATGATGGGGAttcaaaatgtgacatttactGTCATGCATAAGCACACATATTGCAAATATTGCtaatatttagcaaatatttcaaaagtagctccacaaaatcagtgattgcaaaaaatctgaaaaaaatcacataatcTTGGAGGgacaatattatttaattttaaaaagtacttatCAAACGCAGatacagctatttattaatattttaacagtttgttaatgggtTTTCTGAAAACATTCTAGCACAACCATTCATGATCCTGATATGgcctaaaatgaaaatgagtttgacaccatTTTAAGACATAAAACAGGAATACAAACTAGAAAGATTCAGGATTACTTTTCAAATCTTCATATAAACAGCTAAATGGTTAAAACACGGACTTAACTGAATGAACCAACAACACAAAAGTCTGAAAACTTCAGACTTTTGAAGTCTGAAGTTCTTCCATgttatttagttaaataaatggtagtttttattttaaacatggaaGTTGGTAAGAATGGCTTTAAAAGATGATTTTGTGCTGTGAAGTATTGATTTAATGTCTGGGTCTGCAGGTGTAAGTCAGACCTAAGATCTTCGACATTTCAGGCCAAGACGCGTTTTTTTTTCACGTTATTTTTATCATGTGCAAGAAGCTTCGTATGGTCCCTTAATagataaaataatgtatttcatttgtttagATCCTTATTTGTAACTCTAGTTTTACAATTCTAGACGTCTTTATAAGAAATCATAAgtatttgttgtttatcttGTGGATTCATTCCTTtgcagatttaaatattttactcttgCTTTGTTCTTTATGGACGGGTTTTGTTTTGCAAGTCAGGAAACATTCGAGCAAGAAGAAGgacgtcaaaaatgtcaatCTTTCGCCGGAGCAACACTTTGTCACCTGACTGACatgtttttgctgaaaataaCAGGCTGCAGCAGACTTTCACACACCCAAACTTCCCACATTGTCTGTGAGGCTGACTTTGTCGTTCATGCACAGCTGACTCTCCTCCAAGGAGAAACCGGCGAAGTGGAGGTGCACCAGTTTCCCTGCAGGCGCCTCGATGTTCCACTGGCAGCGGGCGTTGTTGCTGTAGGAGGCGGGGTAACTCATCGACGACACTGTGCCGCCTTCGCCGGACAACTCCTTCGGCCCTCCACAACCCGATGCTGCACAGAAAAACCAGAAGGAGAATAATGGGCGCACACATGCTCTGATTTTCTAGACAAAGTGGGTAATTTCAGGCAAATAGATTCATACTGTGCTCATTGTAGAGCTCCCTGCGGATGACATTTGAGATCCAAGGAAGGTAGGCTGAGGAGCGGGTGAACACGGAGGGCTTTTTGTTCATTATGCATCCAATAGGACCAAAGCTGGTGATACCATGAACCTCCCAGGGACCACCAGGTGTGTCCTGGCAAACCAGTGGACCCCCAGAGTCTCCCTGTCAAAGTTACAAACCCAAAATGAAGCACATTCTTCACagaatgtcattttatttcagcttctgTGGCTCGTTTTACCTGACAGACAGACTTCAGCTCGTCAGGCAGTGTGTATCCGCAGCAGATCATGGAGGTCTTCACCTGGAACCACCAGTAATCCATTCGTTTACAGGTGTCATACGGGACAACAGGAAGGGCCACCTGGTTGAGCGTCTCTGAAGCTTTAGGATTCATCGAATCACCTGCTTAAACACATAAAAGCAATTTATTCAGCATTTTGATCATCAGGAGTAGTATTTCCTTTTCTGTCCAGCAGGTGGCATGAAAACTTTGAGACACAGACTGTTCTGGAGGATCAGTGTTGCCAGATTGGGTTGGTTTCCACTTGATTGGGCTTGTTGGGTTGAAATAAACAACTAAACTGGGGTATTAATATTTGGGCtgcttttcaaaacatttggctgttttttaggaaatgttcacagggaaaatatttcttattgtgtgacaggaaagcaaaaaaacttgtacaattttaaaaaaagacaacattctTGCGCTCATTTTATTAGGTTCTTTATTCTGAAATATcatatgaagtatttttggtgtagtttctactgcaaatatcttagtacacttgaaataagataaatctaacttgaaaacaaaaaatcagcaAGAAAagggagtttgttttaagtcaataattcctaaatattgatgaaaaagcatTAGTTCCACTGccagattgtttttcttcctgggactttttaaaaatcaaaattaagtaattattgacttacaCAAGATCctcttttgtctgaaaagttacttgctacttatgttttatttcaaatgtactgagatatttgcacaggaaactagaccaaaaatactaaagattttgtgtttttgcagtgtagaacCTGTCAAATGTGACACCAACAATGATTAATTGTCATTGGTTAATTAAATGTCGTAGTAGCAGGGCATCATAGAAATCCCAGTGataaaacaactaaaagtcTCAAGgcatctggttctggtcagcCAACCAAAACAACGTGAATTTAGTTTAGAGGCTGAGATTTGGgctgttttatttgtgtgttttgtgttttttgatctGGCAACCCAGAGGATCAAGCAGCAGTTTAATACTGTACACtggtttgaaaatgaaaaagtgaccGACTAGCTTTGCTGAACATGAAGAAACAGCACCTGTCTCGTCCCCCCAGCCTGTGGCGTAGCACTTCTTTCCTTCAGGAAGGATTTCCTCCTCAGAGGGAAGGCAAGCGAAGGAAATCTGATCTGTGGGAGCGGCGTCCTCAACCAGCCTCACCAGCGCAATGTCAAACTCCACAGTGGGAACTGTGGGATACTGGAAGCCCTCATGGCGATAGATGCCAGAGATGCTGATGCAGCGTTCACTTGGCTCTGCGGTGGTCAGGTTGTGTTTGCCGAGGCAAATACGCCAGCGCTGCAGCTCATCTGCATATCTGGGGGATAAATTAATTGAGGGttagactttattttattaagctACAGAGTCTggcaaaagttttcacacctcttgaacttttttacaggttattgaaaaagctgtatTTCAAGAATTAAATAACTTCTTAACAATGACCAGTCAGTGTGGTTTCTGTGCTCACTACAGTAGCtctagtcaaagtgttcaaagtgtacactgcaaaaacacaaaaccttaccaagtttttttggtctagtttctattgcaaatatcttaatgcacttgaaataagacaataatggctcataagtaacttttcagcaagatataggagcttgttttaaggcaataattcataaatattgatgaaaaagtattagttccactggcacattatttcactgataacacaggaaaaatgttttgttataagtaaaataatctgccaagtcatttttcatcaatattaagaatttattgacttaaaacaagctcctatatcttctGAAgtatgaaaagttacttctcagttagtttttgtcttatttcaagtgtactaaaaactaaaccacaaATACTTGgttggattttgtgtttttgcagtgtatgaaCTGGAGAACAACCACAGCGTTTGTACAGTTTGTGCGCAGTGCAGCATGTGACAGTGTTGATTATGACATATTAATGAAGCGACTACAGAGTTGGGTTGGACTTTCTGGTACAGTTCTTGATGGTTGTGGAAAATTAATGCAATTATTTCATGAAGAAGAAATTTTCAGTGTGATAAAATGGCTTTCACTGTATAATAAGACAAGTTCACTTTGCATTtaggagaattttttttcttcta
Coding sequences within:
- the LOC116719334 gene encoding ovochymase-2 isoform X2, yielding MTGESGTFTSWNYPSSYDNGVSCTWSITVDPDKVIHLWFEEFALEETQLCTGDLVTLQDTLGSIGKYCGYTKPKPLVTLSNHLTVFFDTNDRKTDQGFKAHYKAVTPEFASEIAGAGGFLQGDQGNLMTPGFPGQNYPNGALYQWRITVPEGERVRLTFTTFDLVPDVCGDFVQIYDGHKAGSALVGKFCGGTVPKPVESSRNTMVVRFKSDNSLTSKGFQATYTKSSLPPVITPTTTKAPSTTKTTPPPTTSGSGGPVIIEGRKGVIQSAGFPNSYPAHSNNSWKISVSKGFLVKLQITDFAITGETGQCKDDKLIISDNYNILGTHCGYILPPLVVSASNTISVNFQSDSRLTDRGFSAEFEAVYPEDIADIQGCGFLSEEETGVIKSQNWPMNYKANMECMWNIAVPLGKKITLTFTHFDLEAKDFITSKCYDNVMLFDINGLTSALNQKHGPLCGTNLPNSIQSKGNRLLIRFHADMFTEAKGFRAYWTTDPSVPAPTEPPAEQNPWDGIPIDWPETCGKPAVPPSVVSRIVNGEEAVAHSWPWQVSMQVWPSSQPEPKFFHTCGGTLIHKNWVLTAAHCFIRYADELQRWRICLGKHNLTTAEPSERCISISGIYRHEGFQYPTVPTVEFDIALVRLVEDAAPTDQISFACLPSEEEILPEGKKCYATGWGDETGDSMNPKASETLNQVALPVVPYDTCKRMDYWWFQVKTSMICCGYTLPDELKSVCQGDSGGPLVCQDTPGGPWEVHGITSFGPIGCIMNKKPSVFTRSSAYLPWISNVIRRELYNEHTSGCGGPKELSGEGGTVSSMSYPASYSNNARCQWNIEAPAGKLVHLHFAGFSLEESQLCMNDKVSLTDNVGSLGTYCSHVPPADLVSDGNKLQISFSTNDKVVDSGFTVTWKAVDPTEAPCAGRFSSNQGEITSPNWPSDYNAQSVCTWLINVPSAESIHVAFTDFELQAVNLFGNCVDYVEIFNGETMASLGRFCGFAPPPTFTIPSNTAVIRFLSNGADQQKGFRGYWTTDASVVPTLPPPPPNPWDNVIINWPEDCGNPAVKPKTTTQHVVNGEEAIPHSWPWQVSMQATLLPPIPYLHNCGGSLIHEEWVLTAAHCFMFPLNKPSLHRMCLGKHHMNSSMDVPSAEKCFQVDEIIRHEGFVYEQDPSDITDDIALVHLSEPVNMTREISPVCLPKPGAVMPAGTPCFVTGWGDEKGNLFPVVAKSLNQAALPVVDFQTCSKPSYWWDTVRPSMICAGYESPDELKSACQGDSGGPFACSTAGTWEVHGVVSFGPQGCIKDKKPSVFTRVSAFSHWIENSIRKFIYENNKTI